A window of the Cicer arietinum cultivar CDC Frontier isolate Library 1 chromosome 6, Cicar.CDCFrontier_v2.0, whole genome shotgun sequence genome harbors these coding sequences:
- the LOC101502987 gene encoding (+)-neomenthol dehydrogenase-like, with protein sequence MGHREKSKDRKDKRLQEISLLRTIPYSDHQRWWSKETIAVVTGGNRGIGFEISRQLADHGVTVILTSRDANVGVESIKVLQEGGLDVECHQLDVLDSSSISQFSEWLKENYGGLNILVNNAGVNFNFGSDNSVENAQQVIETNYYGTKRMIEAMIPLMKASTAGGRIVNVSSRLGRLNGKRNRLENDALREQLSDVKNLTEELIDGVVTNFLQQVEDGTWKSGGWPRRFTDYSVSKLAVNAYTRFMAKKLCDRVDGEKIFINCYCPGWVKTALTGYAGSVTVEEGADTGVWLSLIPEQAITGKFFAERREIHF encoded by the exons ATGGGGCACAGAGAAAAATCAAAAGACCGAAAAGATAAGAGATTGCAAGAGATATCACTTTTGAGGACCATTCCTTATTCTGATCACCAAAG GTGGTGGTCTAAGGAAACAATTGCTGTGGTCACTGGTGGAAATAGAGGAATTGGATTTGAAATTTCTAGACAACTTGCTGATCATGGAGTAACTGTAATACTAACATCAAGAGATGCTAATGTTGGTGTTGAATCAATTAAGGTTTTGCAAGAAGGTGGTCTTGATGTGGAATGTCATCAACTTGATGTATTAGATTCTTCATCCATTAGCCAATTCTCTGAATGGTTAAAGGAAAATTATGGTGGCTTAAATATTCTG GTGAACAATGCAGGTGTGAATTTCAATTTTGGGTCAGATAATTCTGTTGAAAATGCTCAACAGGTTATTGAAACAAATTATTATGGAACCAAACGTATGATTGAAGCTATGATTCCATTGATGAAGGCATCTACCGCTGGTGGCCGAATTGTAAATGTGAGCTCACGTCTAGGTCGACTAAATGGAAAACGAAAC AGATTGGAGAATGATGCTCTGAGAGAGCAACTAAGTGATGTGAAAAACCTTACAGAGGAACTAATTGATGGTGTTGTGACAAATTTTCTACAACAAGTAGAAGATGGAACATGGAAATCAGGAGGATGGCCTCGAAGATTTACGGATTATTCGGTGTCGAAACTAGCTGTTAATGCTTATACAAGGTTTATGGCAAAGAAACTTTGTGATAGAGTTGATGGTGAAaagatttttattaattgttattgtCCTGGTTGGGTGAAAACAGCTCTTACAGGTTATGCAGGAAGTGTTACAGTTGAGGAAGGTGCTGATACTGGAGTTTGGCTTTCTCTTATTCCTGAACAAGCAATTACAGGGAAGTTTTTTGCAGAGAGAAGAGAAATTCATTTTTAA
- the LOC101501196 gene encoding calcium-dependent mitochondrial ATP-magnesium/phosphate carrier protein 3-like, with amino-acid sequence MSEAGQAMDMSFSKPKPSPAADHGRGTNPPMDHVLLALRETKEERELRIRSLFNFFDAANNGYLDYAHIEAGLSALQIPPEYKYAKELFKVCDADRDGRIDYHDFRRYMDDKELELYRIFQAIDVEHNGCILPEELWDALVKAGIEIDEAELARFVEHVDKDNNGIITFEEWRDFLLLYPHEATMENIYQHWERVCLVDIGEQAVIPEGISKHVHRSRYFIAGGIAGAASRTATAPLDRLKVILQIQTGRASIMPAVMKIWQRDGLLGFFRGNGLNVVKVAPESAIKFYAYEMLKNVIGDSQGNKSDIGTAGRLFAGGMAGAIAQIAIYPLDLIKTRLQTCVSEDGKGPKLGKLTKDIWVQEGPRAFYRGLVPSLLGMIPYAGIDLTAYDTLKDVSKKYIIHDSEPGPLIQLGCGTVSGALGATCVYPLQVIRTRLQAQPTNTSSAYRGMSDVFWKTLKDEGFRGFYKGLIPNLLKVVPAASITYMVYENMKKSLDLD; translated from the exons atgtctgaaGCAGGCCAAGCCATGGACATGAGTttttccaaaccaaaaccatCTCCGGCCGCCGATCACGGCCGTGGAACCAACCCGCCGATGGATCATGTTCTATTGGCTTTGCGTGAGACTAAAGAAGAGAGGGAACTTCGAATTCGGAGTTTGTTTAATTTCTTTGATGCTGCAAACAATGGTTACTTGGATTATGCTCACATTGAAGCAGGGTTATCTGCACTTCAGATACCTCCTGAATATAAATATGCTAAGGAACTTTTCAAGGTTTGTGATGCTGATAGAGATGGGAGAATCGATTATCACGATTTTCGACGTTATATGGATGATAAAGAACTTGAACTTTACCGTATTTTTCAAGCTATTGATGTTGAACATAATGGTTGTATTCTTCCTGAAGAACTTTGGGATGCACTTGTCAAGGCTG GTATTGAAATTGATGAGGCGGAACTTGCTCGCTTTGTTGAACATGTTGATAAGGATAATAATGGAATTATCACTTTTGAAGAATGGAGAGATTTTCTTCTACTTTATCCTCATGAAGCAACCATGGAAAACATATATCAACATTGGGAGAGGGTGTGTCTTGTAGACATTGGAGAACAAGCTGTGATTCCTGAAGGCATCAGCAAGCATGTGCACAGGAGTAGATATTTTATCGCAGGTGGAATAGCAGGAGCCGCATCTCGCACAGCAACTGCTCCTCTTGATCGTCTAAAGGTGATCTTACAAATCCAGACTGGACGGGCTTCGATCATGCCAGCAGTGATGAAGATATGGCAACGGGATGGTTTATTAGGGTTTTTCCGAGGTAATGGATTAAATGTTGTGAAGGTAGCGCCAGAGAGTGCCATCAAGTTTTATGCTTACGAAATGCTGAAAAATGTAATTGGAGATAGTCAAGGGAACAAGTCAGATATTGGTACTGCCGGAAGACTTTTTGCAGGTGGCATGGCTGGTGCCATTGCACAGATTGCTATCTATCCATTGGATCTTATTAAAACTAGGTTACAGACTTGTGTTTCTGAAGATGGAAAGGGTCCTAAGCTGGGAAAACTTACAAAGGATATATGGGTCCAAGAGGGACCCCGGGCTTTCTATAGAGGGCTTGTTCCATCTCTTCTTGGAATGATTCCTTATGCAGGCATTGATCTCACTGCTTATGACACCTTGAAAGATGTATCCAAGAAATATATTATTCATGACAGTG AACCTGGTCCTCTAATACAACTCGGATGTGGGACGGTTTCGGGAGCTCTTGGAGCTACTTGTGTCTACCCACTTCAGGTTATTCGTACAAG GCTGCAGGCACAACCTACCAACACTTCTAGTGCTTACAGGGgaatgtctgatgttttttggaaaACTCTTAAGGACGAAGGCTTTCGAGGGTTCTACAAGGGACTCATTCCAAATCTCCTCAAAGTTGTGCCAGCTGCAAGCATTACTTATATGGTTTATGAGAATATGAAGAAAAGTTTAGATCTTGATTAG
- the LOC101500869 gene encoding pentatricopeptide repeat-containing protein At5g61800, which produces MSILNLIKQCKSIKKLHQIHAHTITTGLLPHHTLSILNSILSTLTSLLLPNNNISTCSNSSLTTYALTLFNSIPNPTTFTYNTLIRIHTLLSSPLTAFHLFLSLRRLSLPLDFHTFPYILKACSQLHSFSLAQSIHSQAYKFGFLVDSFVLNSLIRVYSVHDRVNDAHKLFCQCSYRDVVSYNVMVDGFVKSFQLDRARKLFDEMPQRNEISWGTMIAGYSHAKLCAEAIQLFNEMISLKFVPDNIALVSVLSACAQLGEFEQGRIVHDYIIRNGIIVDSYLATGLVDFYAKCGYVEIAMDIFESCRYKDVFTWNAMLVGLAIHGQGLILLDYFSRMVGEGIQPDGISFLGVLIGCSHAGLVGEARKIFNEMESVYSVAREPKHYGCMADMLARAGLIEESVEMIKGMPSGGDVFAWGGLLGGCRIHGNVEIAKQAAQQVMEIKPEDGGVYSVMANIYANTEQWDDLVKIRRSLGANRRAKKITGSSLIRLNGH; this is translated from the coding sequence ATGAGtatattgaatttgataaagcaatgcaaatcaataaaaaaactaCACCAGATTCATGCTCATACAATCACCACAGGTCTCTTACCACATCACACACTCTCCATATTAAACAGCATTCTCTCCACTTTGACTTCCTTATTACTCCCAAACAACAACATTAGCACTTGTTCCAATTCATCTCTAACAACCTATGCACTCACTCTTTTCAATTCAATTCCAAACCCAACAACTTTCACTTACAACACTCTCATCAGAATCCACACTCTCCTCTCTTCCCCTCTCACTGCCTTtcatctctttctctctcttcgcCGTCTCTCTCTCCCCCTTGACTTCCACACCTTCCCTTATATCCTCAAAGCTTGTTCACAACTCCATTCCTTCTCTCTTGCTCAGTCTATTCACTCCCAAGCTTACAAATTCGGTTTCCTTGTCGATTCCTTCGTACTCAATTCCCTCATTCGAGTTTACTCTGTTCACGACCGTGTAAATGATGCCCACAAGCTCTTTTGTCAATGTTCTTATAGAGATGTTGTTTCCTACAATGTTATGGTTGATGGGTTTGTTAAAAGTTTCCAGCTTGATCGTGCACGTAAACTGTTCGATGAAATGCCTCAAAGGAATGAAATTTCTTGGGGCACCATGATAGCGGGTTATAGCCATGCGAAATTGTGCGCTGAAGCTATTCAACTTTTTAATGAGATGATTAGCTTGAAGTTTGTGCCGGATAATATAGCATTGGTGTCAGTTCTATCTGCTTGTGCTCAATTGGGGGAATTTGAACAGGGTAGGATTGTTCATGATTACATTATAAGGAATGGGATTATAGTTGATTCATATCTGGCAACTGGGTTAGTGGACTTCTATGCAAAATGTGGATATGTTGAGATTGCTATGGATATATTTGAGTCATGCAGATATAAAGATGTGTTTACTTGGAATGCCATGCTTGTTGGTCTTGCTATTCATGGGCAAGGTTTAATTTTGTTGGACTACTTTTCTAGAATGGTTGGTGAAGGGATTCAACCTGATGGAATTAGCTTCTTGGGTGTGTTGATTGGGTGTAGCCATGCTGGTTTGGTTGGTGAAGCTCGAAAGATTTTCAATGAGATGGAAAGTGTGTATAGTGTTGCTAGAGAGCCTAAGCATTATGGGTGCATGGCTGATATGCTGGCTAGGGCTGGGTTGATTGAAGAATCAGTGGAGATGATAAAAGGGATGCCAAGTGGGGGTGATGTGTTTGCATGGGGTGGGTTGTTAGGTGGATGTAGGATACATGGGAATGTTGAGATTGCAAAACAAGCAGCTCAACAAGTAATGGAGATAAAGCCTGAAGATGGTGGGGTTTATTCTGTCATGGCTAATATTTATGCTAATACAGAGCAATGGGATGATTTGGTTAAGATTAGGAGATCGTTGGGAGCTAACAGGAGAGCTAAGAAAATTACTGGCTCTAGTTTGATTAGACTCAATGGGCATTAA
- the LOC101502675 gene encoding succinate dehydrogenase assembly factor 2, mitochondrial: MLAIRRIEREREKIKIYVIGRMGCSSVFMKRVFHRVFNSSANTLVRPLSGYYRISPFTSHTDNNDTVTPSDSLQIDLSNQEAKRRLFNRLLYRSKQRGFLELDLVLGKWVEDNIHSLDHNHIPSLIYLLDLENPDLWKWLSGQEEPPESISINPVFAAVREGVMKNLNSHSAPETRATPGQPWVRGWDDNKKFPGGPSTGNQ; this comes from the exons ATGTTAGCAATAAgaagaatagagagagagagagagaaaataaagatttaCGTAATCGGAAGAATGGGCTGTTCTTCTGTGTTTATGAAAAGAGTGTTCCACAGAGTGTTCAATTCCTCAGCGAACACCCTTGTTAGGCCTCTTTCTGGATATTATAGGATTTCCCCTTTCACCTCCCACACTGATAATAACGATACTGTTACTCCCTCCGACTCGCTTCAGATCGATTTATCCAATCAAGAGGCCAAAAGACGGTTGTTCAACAGGCTTTTATATAGAAGCAAGCAACGAGGTTTCCTCGAACTCGATTTGGTTCTCGGTAAATGGGTTGAGGACAATATTCACTCCTTGGATCATAATCACATTCCATCTCTCATTTATCTCCTCGACCTC GAAAATCCAGATTTATGGAAATGGTTATCTGGGCAGGAGGAACCCCCAGAATCAATAAGCATTAATCCT GTCTTTGCTGCAGTTCGAGAAGGAGTTATGAAGAATCTTAACAGCCATTCTGCTCCTGAAACAAGAGCAACACCTGGGCAGCCATGGGTAAGAGGCTGGGACGATAACAAGAAATTTCCGGGCGGCCCAAGCACCGGGAATCAGTAG
- the LOC101502369 gene encoding uncharacterized protein At4g14100-like, which produces MASVTFERNHICLCLCLCLFLQVSAIKPASSTSTSDPIPSAWPEQFHSVLFINRSGNLQKTDLWYDWPNGRNFNIIQHQLGILKYDLEWNNGTSFIYTLDPFNHTCKLLHFDVGILRPNWLDGATYLGQQYVDNFLCNVWEKVDFIWYYEDVLTQRPVKWIFYSGMIAHVMTFEVGAVLDDAHWQAPVYCFSESEPELQTHNRRSDSLLSDLGPSAGFRGTLMSQMR; this is translated from the exons ATGGCCTCTGTCACATTTGAAAGAAACCACATTTGTTTGTGTTTATGTTTGTGTCTCTTCCTTCAAGTCTCCGCAATAAAACCGGCATCGTCAACTTCTACTTCGGACCCAATTCCATCGGCGTGGCCGGAACAGTTCCACTCGGTTCTGTTCATAAACAGAAGCGGCAATCTCCAAAAAACTGATTTATGGTACGATTGGCCCAATGGACGCAACTTCAACATCATCCAGCATCAGCTTGGAATTCTCAAATACGACCTTGAATGGAACAATGGCACCTCCTTTATCTACACTCTCGACCCTTTCAACCACACTTGCAAATTACTTCATTTCGATGTCGGTATTCTCCGACCTAATTGGCTCGATGGTGCTACCTATTTGGGTCAACAATATGTCGACAATTTTCTCTGTAATGTTTGGGAGAAAGTCGACTTTATTTGGTACTACGAGGATGTCCTTACTCAAAGACCTGTTAAGTGGATCTTCTACTCCG GAATGATTGCTCACGTGATGACATTTGAGGTTGGTGCAGTGCTGGATGATGCCCATTGGCAGGCTCCTGTTTACTGTTTTAGTGAGTCTGAGCCTGAACTCCAGACACACAACAGAAGGAGCGACTCCTTATTATCAGATTTAGGACCTTCTGCTGGTTTTCGTGGGACGTTAATGAGTCAGATGAGATGA